A window of the Lolium perenne isolate Kyuss_39 chromosome 7, Kyuss_2.0, whole genome shotgun sequence genome harbors these coding sequences:
- the LOC127318074 gene encoding caffeoyl-CoA O-methyltransferase 1, whose protein sequence is MATTAADATATVPKEQTTTNGAASGAEQVTRHSEVGHKSLLQSDALYQYILETTVYPREHECMKQLREDTANHPWNLMTTSADEGQFLNLLIKLIGAKKTMEIGVYTGYSLLATALAIPEDGTILAMDINRENYETIGKPCIEKAGVAHKIDFREGPALPVLDALLDDEANHGSFDFVFVDADKDNYLNYHQRLMKLVRVGGLIGYDNTLWNGSVVLPDDAPMRKYIRYYRDFVLVLNKELAADDRVEICQLPVGDGITLCRRAK, encoded by the exons ATGGCGACCACGGCGGCTGATGCCACGGCCACGGTGCCCAAGGAGCAGACCACCACCAACGGCGCCGCCAGCGGTGCCGAGCAGGTCACCCGCCACTCCGAGGTCGGACACAAGAGCCTGCTCCAGAGCGATGCGCTCTACCAG TACATCCTGGAGACCACCGTGTACCCGCGCGAGCACGAGTGCATGAAGCAGCTCCGCGAGGACACCGCCAACCACCCATG GAACCTGATGACCACGTCGGCGGACGAGGGCCAGTTCCTCAACCTGCTCATCAAGCTCATCGGCGCCAAGAAGACCATGGAGATCGGCGTCTACACCGGCTACTCCCTCCTCGCCACCGCGCTCGCCATCCCAGAGGACGGCACG ATCTTGGCCATGGACATCAACCGCGAGAACTACGAGACCATCGGCAAGCCGTGCATCGAGAAGGCCGGCGTCGCGCACAAGATCGACTTCCGCGAGGGCCCCGCGCTCCCGGTGCTCGACGCGCTGCTCGACGACGAGGCCAACCACGGCTCCTTCGACTTCGTCTTCGTCGACGCCGATAAGGACAACTACCTCAACTACCACCAGCGCCTCATGAAGCTCGTCAGGGTCGGCGGACTCATCGGCTACGACAACACGCTCTGGAACGGATCCGTCGTGCTCCCCGACGACGCGCCCATGCGCAAGTACATCCGCTACTACCGCGACTTCGTCCTCGTGCTCAACAAGGAGCTCGCCGCAGACGACCGCGTCGAGATCTGCCAGCTCCCCGTCGGAGACGGCATCACCCTCTGCCGCCGCGCAAAGTGA